GTCCTACGGCGACCGCTACTGGGCTCTGGAGACCGGCGCGCCCGCCGCGCTGTACGGCGCGAAGGAACTCGACGCGACGTAGCGCCTGGCGGAGGCCCCGGGATCTCCTCAGGAGGGACTGAGGATCTCGACGCGTCGTCCCTGGGGCACCGATTCTCCCGAGGAGCCGGGGCCTCGGCGCGGATCGTGCCGAGGCGGTTCGGGGGTTTGGGTGTGGGCTGTGCTGAGGGGGCTCGGGGGTTTGGGTGTCGGCTGTGTGGAAGGGGGCCGGGGGTCCAGGTGCCGGGCGTGTGGAAGGGGCTCGGGGCCCAGGTGCCGGCCGTGCCGAGACGGCTCGGGGGTTTGGGTGTCGGCTGTGTTGAGGGGGCTCGGGGGTTTGGATGTCGGCAGTGTGGAAGGGGTCCGAGGGTCCAGGTGCCGGGCGTGTGGAAGGGGCTCGGGCGTCCAGGTGCCGGCCGTGCGGAACGGGCTCGGGGGTTTGGGTGTCGGCTGTGTTGAGGGGGCTCGGGGCCCAGGTGCCGGCCGTGTAGTGGGGGCTCGGAGGTTTGGGCGTCGGCCGTGCTGAGGGCGCCAGGGGGTTCAGGTCCGGGCGTGCTGAGGGCGCCGGGGGGCAGGTCCGGCCGTGCTGAGGGCGCCCGGGGCCCAGGTGCCGGCCGTGTCAAAGGGCCCCACTGATCACGACGCCGGCCGGCCCGAAGGCTCAGCCGAACGCGTTCACGCCCGTGAGCTCCGCCGACAGCGTCCACAGACGCTCCGCCTGCTCCGGGTCGGTCGCCCACGCCCTGACGCCGCTGCTCTCGTCGCCGTCGACGGCGGGCTCGGCGATGTCGCAGTCCTCCAGATAGACCCCGCCCATCCCGGCCAGCTGGGGCGAGGTCGCCGCCCACACCTGCGTGGCCGCGCCCTGCTCCGGGCTCTTGAAGCCCGAGGGGTTGAGCACGTTGCCCTGCTCGTCGATCCAGCCGCGCTCCACCATCTCCGCCTTGGGCAGGTGGCGCTGCAACGGGGTGAGGATGCCGCCCGGGTGGAGCGAGAAGGCCCGCACACCGCGGTCGGCGCCGCGCTTGTCGAGGTGGACGGCGAACAGGACGTTCGCCGTCTTGGCCTGGCCGTAGGCCTGCCACTTGTCGTAGCCGGTCCGCCAGTGGACGTCGTCCCAGCGCATCCCGGAGAAGTGGTGGGCGCGCGAGGACACCGAGACCACGCGGGCGCCGCCGGGCTCGATCGCCGGCCACAGCCGGTTGACCAGCGCGAAGTGACCGAGGTGGTTGGTCGCGAACTGCGCCTCCCAGCCCGGCCCGACCCGCGTCTCCGGGCAGGCCATGATCCCGGCGTTGTCGATGACGAAGTCGACCGTGCGGCCCGAATCGAGGAACCGCTCGGCGAAGGCGCGCACGCTCTCCAGGTCGCCGAGATCCAGTTCGTCCAGTTCGACACCGTCGAGGCCGGCCAGGGCCTTCCAGGCGGTGTCGGGACGCCGGGCCGGGACGACGACCCGGGCACCTGCCTTCGTCAGCGCCCGGGTGGTCTCCAGACCGAGCCCCGAGTAGCCGCCGGTGACGATGGCGAGCTTGCCGGACAGGTCGATGCCCGCGAGAACGTCATCGGCGGTGCTGTGGGCGCCGAACCCCGAACCGATCTTGTGCTGTGCAGTGCTCATGACGGGAACGCTACGAATTGGAGTGCTCTCGAAGTCAAGCCCACGCCGTCCGGGGCACCGGGCCCGGACAAGAGGAAGCCCCGACCGGACGGGGGAATCACGGTCGGGGCGGTCCAGTGGTGGGCACGGACGGCGGTCGCCTCTCGGCGAAAGGCTCCACAGGGCTTCAGCCGAACGATCGTCCCTGTGGGCAAAAGGTGAGGCCCGGGGACACTGTCCCGTCCGTACCCACGGTCTGTTCAACCGGCAACCACCCTGTGGTGTTCCGCCGTTGAGGGCATTCCCGGGTGAGCTGTGTCACCCGTGCCGACCGGTCGGAACGGTCTCGCTCCACAGGTTCTCGGCCTGCAGCAGCAGACTCCCCAGCACCGTCGTGCCGTCGCCCCCCTGCCCGGCGTGCTCCCGCAGACCGTCCTGCAACTGTCCGCGCAGCTCGCGCATCGCCGACTCGGCATGGTCGTCCGGACGGGCCGCGCCGTCGGCCGTCAGCAGCCGGTCGCTCTCCGCGTGACAGGCGTCGCCGATCAGCTGCAAAAGGTCGGCGTAGGCGTCCAGCACCGGCCTGGCGGGTGGCGCGGGGGCGCGGCTATCGTCGGCGGCCACGGCCAGGGTCCGGGTGAGCGCGCGGATGTGCCCGGTGACACGGCTCCAGCGCTCGTCGTCCTGCTCCGGCGGGATCGACGCGGGAAGCCGCCGTACGGCACGTCGCGGGGCGGCGGTCAGACGCAGGCTCTCCCGGCTCCAGCCACGGGCGGACCGCAGCGCGTCCAGGCGGCGCTCCAGCCGGGCCGAGCCATGCGACCAGCCCTGCGCGTCCCACTCGCCGTCCCGCAGGTCACCGGCCACGATGTGCAGTACGTCGCCCGCCTCCCGGGCCAGCGCCGCGAGGTTCTCCCGTACGTCCCGCAGATGGATCGGCGGAATCACGAAGGCGTTCACGGCGATACCGATGACCGCACCGAGGGCGGCCTGCCCCACCCGGTGGCCGACGGCGGAGACGTCGGCGGCGCCGGTGGCGAGGGTGAACAGCGCGGTGGTGGCGCCGTAGATCCCCTGGTCGCCGAAGCGCGGCCAGTTCGCCAGCAGCATCAGCAGCGGTACGGACAGCGCCACGGCACCCAGCGTGTTCCCGGTGACGGCCAGGGCAAGGGACGCCAGCAGCGCCCCGGCACAGATCGCCGTGAACTGCCGAGCGGCCTGAACCAGCGAGCTGTACACGGTGGCCTGCACCAGCACCACCGCCACCCAGGGCGCCATCAGGGCCATCGGGTCGCCCATCCACACGCCCGCCACGAGCCAGGCGAGGATCGCGGCGGCCGAGGCCTTGAGCGACTGCACGAGCAGATCGCGCTCCCGCCCCGGCCCACGGCAGGCGGCACGGGCCGCCCGGCCGACGGCACGTGCCTCCTCCCGCAGCGCGTGCGTCGGGCGGGGCTGTCGACGTAGAGCTTCCGTCACACCAGTCATCCGCTGTGGGTTCCGTGCTGTCCGGCAGGTCATGCCAGAGGACTGTCCGCAAGGGATGCCAGCAGATGGGCCGGATCGTCGTAGATCGCCTGCGCGCCCGCCTCCACCAGGTCGGCGCGAGGGATGCCGCCGCACAGGACGCCGACGCAGCGCACACCCGCCCGGGAGCCGGCCCGCATGTCCCAGACGGTGTCGCCGACGAAGACCGCGCGCTCGGCGGGCACCCCGGCCAGCTCCAGCGCGTGTTCGACGGGCTCGGGGGCGGGCTTGCCCTCCGCCACGTCGTCGGCGCTCGCGGTGGCCATGATCGCGTCGTCCGCGGAGATCGCCCGGCGCAGCGCGGACAGTTCCGCCCCGCCCGCCGAGGTGGCGAGCACCACCCGCCAGCCGTCCTGGTCGAGACGGCGCAGCAGCCGCCCGGCGTCCTGGAGCGCCGGCAGCCGGTCGAAGTACTGCCCGTACAGGGCCTTGTGGGCGGCGCTGAGCTCCTCGTCCTGGTCCTTGTCGCGGTCGTCGCCCAGGAGATGGGCGACGAGGTCGTCGGAGCCGAGTCCGATGGCCCGGTGCACGGCATGCATCGGCACCCGGTGGCCCGCCTGCCGCAGCGCCTCCCACCACGTCGTCACATGCAGGTGGTTGGTGTCCACCAGAGTGCCGTCGACGTCGAACACTGCCGCGCGTTGCATGAACCGCCCCTTTCCTGTCGTGCCCTCCCTAGTACCACGTCAGACGTTCGCCACTCGGGACGGCACCCGGCCCTCCCGGGACCAGGCCAGCAGCTCCTCCAGACTCCAGGTGGTCACGATCCGCTCGGCCGGCACCCCGCACTCCTCCGCCCGCGCGCACCCGAGGATCTGCCAGTCGAGCTGGCCGGGCGCGTGCGCGTCGGTGTCCACCGAGAACAGCACGCCCGCGTCGACCGCCCGGCGCAGCAGCCGGCGCGGTGGATCGAGGCGCTCCGGACGGCTGTTGATCTCCACCGCCGTGCCGGACTCGGCGCACGCGGCGAACACCTCGTCCGCGTCGAACTCCGACTCGGGCCGCCCCCGCCCGGTCACCAGCCGCCCCGTGCAGTGCCCGAGGACGTTCGCGTGCGGGTCGTGCACGGCGGCCACCATGCGCCGGGTCATCGAGCGGGCGTCCATGCGCAGCTTGGAGTGCACGGACACGACCACGACGTCCAGGCGGTCCAGGAGTTCGGGTTCCTGGTCCAGCGAGCCGTCGTCGAGGATGTCGCACTCGATGCCGGTGAGCAGCCGGAACGGCGCCCAGGTCTCGTTCAGCGCCGCCACCACGTCCAGCTGCTCCCGCAGCCGCTCCGGGGACAGCCCCCGGGCCACCGTCAGCCGCGGCGAGTGGTCGGTCAGCACCGCCCACTCGTGGCCGAGCTCCGCGGCCGTGCGGCCCATCTCCTCGATCGGGCTGCCGCCGTCCGACCAGTCGGAGTGCAGATGGCAGTCGCCCCGCAGCAGCGCCCGCAGCCGGTCGCCGCCCCCGGCGCGCGGCGCGGTGGACTCACCCTCCAGCTTCTCCAGGTAGCCGGGCACCCCTCCGGCCAGCGCCTCACGCACCACCTGCGCCGTCTTCGGGCCGACGCCCTTGAGGGACTCCAGCGACCCGGCCTGCGCGCGCTCGCGCACCTCGTCCGCGGGCAGCTCGGCCAGCACCCGGCCCGCCGTACGGAAGGCACGCACGCGGTACGTCGGTGCCAGGGACCGCTCCAGCAGGAAGGCGATCCGGTCCAGGGCTTCGACGGGATCCATCACCACCTCCTCCTCCAGAGTTCCCCACGCCCACGGGGCCCGCACGACGGGCGAGCGGTTTGTCGGGTACGCCGCCGGGTACTGCGATGCCTCGTCGGATGTCACTCGGACCTCGGACTCCGGACGTCCGGCAACCGCCTCGTCACCCCTGACGACGCCCCCCTTCCCGAGGAGGCCCAGATGTCCGCCCCCACCGCACCCCGCAGCAAGGTGGCCGTGATCACCGGAGCCGACTCCGGCATCGGCAGGGCCACCGCCGTCCGGCTGGCCCGGGCGGGGATGGACATCGGCATCACATGGCACACCGATCTCAAAGGTGCCGAGGAGACCGCCGAGGAGGTCCGCGCCCACGGGCAGCGGGCCGTCGTGGCCCAGATGGACCTCACGCGGCTGCCCGTCGCCGCCGGCACGGTCGACGAACTGTGCGACCGGCTCGGCCGCCTCGACGTGCTGGTCAACAACGCGGGCACGGGCACCATGACGCCCTTCCTCGACCTGGAGCTCGACACCGTCCGCGAGGTCCTCGACGTCGACCTCGTCGGTCCCTTCCTGTGCGGCCAGCGGGCCGCCCGGCACATGATCCGGCAGGGCTCGGGCGGCCGGATCGTCAACGTGACCTCCGTCCACGAGCACCAGCCGCGGGTCGGCGCCGCCCCCTACTGCGCGGCCAAGGGCGGCCTCGGGCTGCTCACCCAGGTCATGGCCCTGGAACTCGCCGAGCACGGCATCACCGTCAACGCGGTCGCGCCCGGGGAGATCGCCACCCCGATGACCGGCCAGGACGACACAGACGTTCGGACCGAGGACCGCCCCGGCGTCCCGCTCGGCCGTCCGGGGGACGCCCGTGAGGTGGCCGCCGTGATCGCCTTCCTCGCCGGCCCCGAGGCCACGTATGTCACCGGCGCGTCCTGGAGTGTCGACGGCGGCATGCTCCGGATGGGCCCGCAGGCCGGCTCGCACCTCGAGGACGACGAGTGGCGGCGCCCTTGAGACTGCGGACCAGTACGTCCGACCGCCCCGGCTTCACCCGTGTCCGCTGTGGCCGGGGCTTCCGCTACCGGGACTCCGACGGCCGGTCGATCACCGACCCGGACGTGCTCGCCCGCATCCGTGCCCTGACCATCCCGCCCGCCTGGCGCGAGGTGTGGATCTGTCCCTGGCCCAACGGCCATCTCCAGGCCGTGGGCCCCGACGACGCCGGTCGCCGCCAGTACCTGTACCAAGAGCGGTTCCGCGCCCAGCAGGAGCAGGCCAAGCACGAGCACGTGCGGGAGGTGGCCCGGGCCCTGCCCGCGCTGCGCGAGCGGGTCGCCGAGGACCTCGCGGGCCGGGGCCTGACCCGCACCCGGGTCACGGCCTGCGCGGTGCGCCTGCTCGACCTCGGGTTCTTCCGGAGCGGCAGCGACCGGCACACCCGCCGGATGGAGACCTACGGCCTGACGACCACGCTCCGTGAGCACGTCACCTGCGGCCGCGAGGAGCTCACCTTCGCCTACCCGGCCAAGGGCGGCGTCGAGCTCGTCCGCGCGCTCGTCGACGAGGACGCCCTGGCCGTCGTAGGGGCGCTCAAGCGCCGCAGGCGCGGCGGGGACCGGCTGTTCGCCTACTGGGAGCGGGCGGCCTGGCGCGACCTGCACGGCGGCGATCTGAACGAGGCGCTGCGCCGGCTGTCCGGCACCGACTCCCCCTACTCTCGGCTTCGCTCGAGCCGGGGGGACCCCCATCGCCAAGGACTTCCGCACCTGGCACGCCATGGTGCTCGCCGCCGTCGCCCTCGCCGTCACCGCCGAGGACGCCCGGGTCACCCCGACGGCCCGCCGCCGGCAGATGGCCCGGGCCGTGCGCGAGGTCAGCCACTACCTGGGCAACACACCCGCGGTGTGCCGGGCCTCGTACATCGACCCTCGGGTCTTCGAGCTGTTCGAGCAGGGGGAGAGCATCGCCCCAGCGCTCACCCGGCTGGGCGAACACGGGGACTTCGGGCGGCCGGCCACCCAGGGAGCGGTCGAGGCGGCGGTCCTCGCCCTGCTCGGCGGCTGACGTGCGCCACTCGCTCCCGGGCCTTGCGTTCTACGCTCTATTCATGACCGAAATCGCGAGCCCTCACATCGCCAACCCGCGGATCATCGTGCTCGGGGTCCAGCCGACCACGCCTCCCTTCCGGATCGTGGAGATCGACGGGGAAGTGGTCGGCGAGGCGAGGGCCGTCACCGACGTCCTGGAGGCGGCCGCCGCCTTCGGCATCACGGTCCACGACCTGGACGACCCGGACGTGGTCCGCTGGGTGGGCGGAGACAAGTTCACCTGGACCCGGCACTGATCCCGGCTCAGCCGACGGTCCACTTCTGGTTGGCGCCGCCTGTGCAGGTCCACAGCTGCAGCCGGGTGCCGTTGGCCGAGCTGTTGCCCGTCACGTCGAGGCACTTGTCGGCCTGCGGGTTGACGATGTCGCGTGCGCCCGTGACGGTCCACCGCTGGGCACCGGAGCCGTTGCAGTCGTAGAGCTGGACCGCCGTCCCGTCCGCGGTGCCGCCGCCCGTCACGTCCAGGCACTTCCCGAGCGCGCGGATCGTGCCGTCCGAGCCGACCGTCCACTGCTGGGCGGCGGTGCCGTTGCAGTCGTAGAGCTGGACGGCCGTCCCGTTCGCGGGGTTCGCCCCGGCGACGTCCACGCACTTGCCGGCCAGGCCCCGGATCGCCGCCCCCGTCGCCGTGTCGCCGGTGGTCACCGACACGTGGTCCACCACGAGCTGCTGCGGAAAGACCGTGGAGCCGTCCGGGTCGCCGGGCCAGTAGCCGCCGACCGCGAGGTTCAGGATCAGGAAGAACGGCTTGTTGAACACCCAGGTGCGGCCGCCCAGGTCGGCGGGCGTGCGGCGCTGGTAGACGTTCCCGTCCACGGACCAGGTGATCGAGTCGGGTGCCCAGTCGACGGCGAAGGTGTGGAAGGCGTCCGCGAAGGCCTGGCCGTTCGGCAGGGAGTAGCCGGCGCCTATGCCGCCCGAGCCGGAGTAGCCGGGACCGTGGATCGTGCCGTGGACGGTCGAGGGTTCGAAGCCGACGTTCTCCATGACGTCGATCTCGCCCGAGTCCGGCCAGTTGACCGGGGTCCCGAGCATCCAGAACGCCGGCCACATGCCCTGCCCGCGCGGGATCTTCATCCGCGCCTCGACGTGCCCGTACTGCGCCGTGAACTTCCCGGAGGTGTTCAGCCGGGCCGAGGTGTACTGGCAGGTGCCGTACCAGCACGGGTAGTTCGCCGGGTTCTCGCGCCGGGCCGTGATCACGAGATGGCCCTGGCCGTCGAGAGCGGCGTTCTTGTTGCCCGACGTGTAGTACTGCCGCTCATGGTTGTTGACGTTGTCGCCGGTCTCGATCTGCCACTTCGAGGAGTCGACGGCGGCTCCGGCGGGCCCGTCGAAGGTGTCGGAGAAGGTCACCGCGGCGGCGGAGACGGCTGGTGGGTCCGCCTGGGCGGTACCCGACGGGATCAGGACGGCGGACAGGGCGGCGAGGAGACATCTGCGCAGCAGGCGTGAGGCGGCCACGGCTCTTCCTTCGAGGTGGGGGGGTGAAGGTGTCGCCTCTTGATTTAAGGAGTGAGTTAAGGGGCCGTCAATACTTTGGTACGGACCAGGAGTTGAGCCAGGAGGGATTCCTCAGGCCTTCTTCGCCGGCTTGACGGTCGGCCTCTTGTGCACCGCCCGGCTCAGCCGCCGCCCCAGCAGCAGATAGCCGATCAGAGCGCCGGCCGTGTTGAGGATGACGTCGTCGATGTCGAACGCCCGCCCCTCCACCAGCGCTCCCTGCGCGAACTCGACGAGCAGCATCACCACGGCCGTCAGCAGCAGGATCCGCAGCAGCCCACGGGTCTTGGGAGCCACGATCGGCACCAGGATCCCGAACGGCACGCCCAGCAGGATGTTCCCGCCGATCTGCTTGACGGCATCCCGCATCTCGGGCTGGTCCATATACGCCTTGAGGGAGGCGCCGGGATGCAGGTTGGTGTGGGTCAGGTCCACCGACGCGGGCGAGGGCTCCAGGGTCAGCCGGGCCAGGACGACGGCGAACGCCACCATGAACGCGAAGGCGAACACCATCGCCACGAAACGGACGACGAGGGAGAGCGGATCGCGCCGCGGGCGGGCGGGCTTCGCCGCGCGCTCGGTCTTGGCGGTGCCGGTGTCCGACCCCGCTCGCGAACGTGAGGGCGCCCAGGCCATGAAGTCCTCCACTCTCAACTTCCCCGTGTCGTGAGGCGATTACCCCTGAACGGCCCGAGAATGCCGCCGCGCCCCGACGGGTTCCCGGTTTCCCTTCGTACGGTCGGGGCACTCCGGGCTGAGTACCGCGCGCGTCGCCACCGCACGCCCTCGGGCCGGTGTTTGGATGGCGCGCGACGGACCTTTCCCAGGCCGCGGTTGCGAGGAGGTGGCGCATGAACGGGCGTACGACACTCCTCACCACGGCCGAACTCCTCGGCTGGTGGGCCGCGCTCGCCGTCCTCTGGCTCGTGTTCATCAGCACCGTGGACACCCTGGAACTCGTGGTCGGCGCGGGCGCAGCCTGTCTCGGCGCACTCGCCGCCCGGGCCGCCCGACGGGCGGTGACGGGCCGGTGAACGGCTGGATCCTCACGGCGGCCGTCACCCTCGGCGGGGGAGTGGGCGCCACCGTGTGGGGCGTCGCGACCGGGCCGCTCAGGCGCCGGGTCGTGGCACAGAACCTGTGCACCGCGTTCGCCTGCCCCGCCCTCCTGCTGCTCTCCCAGGGCTACGACCGTCCCTCCTACGTCGATCTCGCTCTGGTCCTGGCCCTGCTGGGCCCGGTCGGCACGCTCGTCTTCGCCAGGCTGCTCGCCGACGAACTGGCCGAGGACCCGCCGAGCGCCTGGGGCCTGACCTACGCGGCCGCCGCGCTCGGCGCGGTGGTCGTACCCACGCTGTGCGTGGCCGTCGGGCCGAGCCGGGCCATGGCCAAGCTCCTGGTCGTCGGCGTCCTGCTGATCGGCGGAAACGTCGTCGCCTCACATGCCCTGTCCGGCGGGTTCCCGGAGGTCCGACGTGGCTGACGCGGTGATCGTCGTCGCACTGCTGCTGGTCGCCGTCTCCGCGACGGCGGCGGTGGCCGTCCGCGACCCCGTGCGCCAGGCCCTCGTGCTGTCCGTGCTCGGCGTGGTCCTCGCGGTCCTGTTCACCGTGCTCCAGGCACCCGACGTGGCCCTGTCACAGCTGGCGGTCGGCTCCGCCCTCACCCCGCTGCTGCTCCTGCTCGCGGTCCACACGGTGAAGCGGCGCGGGCGGAAGGAAGGACGCCACCGGTGAGCCGACGCGTCCGACTGTGGCTCCTTGCGGTGGGCGGCGCGGGCCTGGCGACCCTCTTCGTGGCCGCCGCCCTCGACCTGCCCGCCTTCGGCGGTGACCGCCACCCCTACGGCGACCGTGCCGTCCACGCCTCCCTGGCCCGGCACACCGCCAACGTCATCGCCTCCGTCAACTTCGACCAGCGCGCCTTCGACACTCTCGGCGAGATGACCATCCTCTTCGCGGCCGTCATCGGCTGCGTGATCCTGCTGCGGCAGACCCGCGACGAACACCGCGACCGCCCCGCTGCCCCCGAGAAGGTGGCCCGCCCGGTCCGCCGCCACGCCCTCCTCGTCCTCCCCGTCGCCCTGCTCACCGGCCTCTACGTGATCGCACACGGCCAGCTCAGCCCCGGCGGCGGCTTCCAGGGCGGGGTCGTCGCCGCGACCTCCCTGCACCTGCTCTACCTGGGTGCCGACTACCGGGCCCTGGAACGTGTCCGGCCGGTCGGCCTGTACGAGACCGGCGACGCGATCGCGACCTCCGCCTACGTCGTCACCGGGCTCGCCGGACTCATCGGCGGTACGGCCTTCCTCGCCAACACCGTGCTGCCGTACGGCACCTTCAACACGTTGTCCTCCGGCGGCACCGTCCCCCTGCTGAACGCGGCCGTCGGCATGGAGGTCGCCTGCGCGGTCGTCGTCCTGCTCGCCCGCTTCCTGGACCAGGCCGTCGAGATCGAGGAGGGGAACGGGAAGTGATGGATGTCTTTCCCTATCTGGTGGCCGGATGGGTCTTCCTGGCCGGCTGCTACGGCCTCGCCACC
This portion of the Streptomyces canus genome encodes:
- a CDS encoding SDR family NAD(P)-dependent oxidoreductase, encoding MSTAQHKIGSGFGAHSTADDVLAGIDLSGKLAIVTGGYSGLGLETTRALTKAGARVVVPARRPDTAWKALAGLDGVELDELDLGDLESVRAFAERFLDSGRTVDFVIDNAGIMACPETRVGPGWEAQFATNHLGHFALVNRLWPAIEPGGARVVSVSSRAHHFSGMRWDDVHWRTGYDKWQAYGQAKTANVLFAVHLDKRGADRGVRAFSLHPGGILTPLQRHLPKAEMVERGWIDEQGNVLNPSGFKSPEQGAATQVWAATSPQLAGMGGVYLEDCDIAEPAVDGDESSGVRAWATDPEQAERLWTLSAELTGVNAFG
- a CDS encoding FUSC family protein, encoding MTGVTEALRRQPRPTHALREEARAVGRAARAACRGPGRERDLLVQSLKASAAAILAWLVAGVWMGDPMALMAPWVAVVLVQATVYSSLVQAARQFTAICAGALLASLALAVTGNTLGAVALSVPLLMLLANWPRFGDQGIYGATTALFTLATGAADVSAVGHRVGQAALGAVIGIAVNAFVIPPIHLRDVRENLAALAREAGDVLHIVAGDLRDGEWDAQGWSHGSARLERRLDALRSARGWSRESLRLTAAPRRAVRRLPASIPPEQDDERWSRVTGHIRALTRTLAVAADDSRAPAPPARPVLDAYADLLQLIGDACHAESDRLLTADGAARPDDHAESAMRELRGQLQDGLREHAGQGGDGTTVLGSLLLQAENLWSETVPTGRHG
- a CDS encoding HAD family hydrolase, whose protein sequence is MQRAAVFDVDGTLVDTNHLHVTTWWEALRQAGHRVPMHAVHRAIGLGSDDLVAHLLGDDRDKDQDEELSAAHKALYGQYFDRLPALQDAGRLLRRLDQDGWRVVLATSAGGAELSALRRAISADDAIMATASADDVAEGKPAPEPVEHALELAGVPAERAVFVGDTVWDMRAGSRAGVRCVGVLCGGIPRADLVEAGAQAIYDDPAHLLASLADSPLA
- a CDS encoding PHP domain-containing protein, which codes for MDPVEALDRIAFLLERSLAPTYRVRAFRTAGRVLAELPADEVRERAQAGSLESLKGVGPKTAQVVREALAGGVPGYLEKLEGESTAPRAGGGDRLRALLRGDCHLHSDWSDGGSPIEEMGRTAAELGHEWAVLTDHSPRLTVARGLSPERLREQLDVVAALNETWAPFRLLTGIECDILDDGSLDQEPELLDRLDVVVVSVHSKLRMDARSMTRRMVAAVHDPHANVLGHCTGRLVTGRGRPESEFDADEVFAACAESGTAVEINSRPERLDPPRRLLRRAVDAGVLFSVDTDAHAPGQLDWQILGCARAEECGVPAERIVTTWSLEELLAWSREGRVPSRVANV
- a CDS encoding SDR family oxidoreductase; this translates as MSAPTAPRSKVAVITGADSGIGRATAVRLARAGMDIGITWHTDLKGAEETAEEVRAHGQRAVVAQMDLTRLPVAAGTVDELCDRLGRLDVLVNNAGTGTMTPFLDLELDTVREVLDVDLVGPFLCGQRAARHMIRQGSGGRIVNVTSVHEHQPRVGAAPYCAAKGGLGLLTQVMALELAEHGITVNAVAPGEIATPMTGQDDTDVRTEDRPGVPLGRPGDAREVAAVIAFLAGPEATYVTGASWSVDGGMLRMGPQAGSHLEDDEWRRP
- a CDS encoding glycoside hydrolase family 16 protein, which encodes MAASRLLRRCLLAALSAVLIPSGTAQADPPAVSAAAVTFSDTFDGPAGAAVDSSKWQIETGDNVNNHERQYYTSGNKNAALDGQGHLVITARRENPANYPCWYGTCQYTSARLNTSGKFTAQYGHVEARMKIPRGQGMWPAFWMLGTPVNWPDSGEIDVMENVGFEPSTVHGTIHGPGYSGSGGIGAGYSLPNGQAFADAFHTFAVDWAPDSITWSVDGNVYQRRTPADLGGRTWVFNKPFFLILNLAVGGYWPGDPDGSTVFPQQLVVDHVSVTTGDTATGAAIRGLAGKCVDVAGANPANGTAVQLYDCNGTAAQQWTVGSDGTIRALGKCLDVTGGGTADGTAVQLYDCNGSGAQRWTVTGARDIVNPQADKCLDVTGNSSANGTRLQLWTCTGGANQKWTVG
- a CDS encoding VanZ family protein — translated: MAWAPSRSRAGSDTGTAKTERAAKPARPRRDPLSLVVRFVAMVFAFAFMVAFAVVLARLTLEPSPASVDLTHTNLHPGASLKAYMDQPEMRDAVKQIGGNILLGVPFGILVPIVAPKTRGLLRILLLTAVVMLLVEFAQGALVEGRAFDIDDVILNTAGALIGYLLLGRRLSRAVHKRPTVKPAKKA
- a CDS encoding monovalent cation/H+ antiporter complex subunit F is translated as MNGWILTAAVTLGGGVGATVWGVATGPLRRRVVAQNLCTAFACPALLLLSQGYDRPSYVDLALVLALLGPVGTLVFARLLADELAEDPPSAWGLTYAAAALGAVVVPTLCVAVGPSRAMAKLLVVGVLLIGGNVVASHALSGGFPEVRRG
- a CDS encoding hydrogenase subunit MbhD domain-containing protein, which produces MADAVIVVALLLVAVSATAAVAVRDPVRQALVLSVLGVVLAVLFTVLQAPDVALSQLAVGSALTPLLLLLAVHTVKRRGRKEGRHR
- a CDS encoding MnhB domain-containing protein — encoded protein: MSRRVRLWLLAVGGAGLATLFVAAALDLPAFGGDRHPYGDRAVHASLARHTANVIASVNFDQRAFDTLGEMTILFAAVIGCVILLRQTRDEHRDRPAAPEKVARPVRRHALLVLPVALLTGLYVIAHGQLSPGGGFQGGVVAATSLHLLYLGADYRALERVRPVGLYETGDAIATSAYVVTGLAGLIGGTAFLANTVLPYGTFNTLSSGGTVPLLNAAVGMEVACAVVVLLARFLDQAVEIEEGNGK